In Phalacrocorax aristotelis chromosome 25, bGulAri2.1, whole genome shotgun sequence, the following proteins share a genomic window:
- the ARNT gene encoding aryl hydrocarbon receptor nuclear translocator isoform X5 yields MAATAANPEMASDVSSLGAAVSSGNSGLGAQAGGAIAQRANKRRPGLDFDDDGEGNSKFLRCDDDPMPNDKERFARSDDEQSSADKERLARENHSEIERRRRNKMTAYITELSDMVPTCSALARKPDKLTILRMAVSHMKSLRGTGNTSTDGTYKPSFLTDQELKHLILEAADGFLFIVSCETGRVVYVSDSVTPVLNQPQSEWFGSTLYDQVHPDDVGKLREQLSTSENALTGRILDLKTGTVKKEGQQSMRMCMGSRRSFICRMRCGNSSVDPVSVNRLSFMRNRCRNGLGAAKDGEPHYVVVHCTGYIKAWPPAGVSLPDDDPDAGQGSKFCLVAIGRLQVTSSPNCTDMNNVCQPTEFISRHNTEGIFTFIDHRCVATVGYQPQELLGKDIVDFCHPEDQQLLRDSFQQVVKLKGQVLSVMFRFRSKNREWLWMRTSSFTFQNPYSDEIEYIICTNTNVKNSSQESRPALSNSMQRPQLGQSVSLPLEMGTAQLPSRQQQPPQQTELEAVPGREGLSGYDHSQVPVQPVTAAGPEHSKPLEKAESLFNQERDPRFSEIYSSINTDQNKAIPASTVPANQPLFTQGNTFTPSRPAENFRSGSMVPPVNIIQQQPSSAGRILAQISRHSNPAQVSGTSWAPGTRPAFTPQQVASQTVKTRPPSFGMGTFQGTPSSFSPMAAPGSTASPTGAAYPNLASRGTGFTPEAAQTPAPFQTRAAEGVGMWPQWQGQHHGPASGEQHVQPPQPSQPEVFSDMLTMLGDQGPNYNNEEFPELNIFPSFSE; encoded by the exons AAATGGCATCAGATGTTTCCTCGCTGGGTGCAGCCGTCAGCTCTGGGAACAGTGGACTGGGTGCGCAAGCCGGAGGAGCCATCGCTCAGAGAGCCAACAAGAGGCGTCCTGG gcttGATTTTGATGATGATGGAGAAGGGAACAGTAAATTCCTCAG GTGTGACGATGACCCGATGCCCAACGATAAAGAGAGATTTGCCAG gtctGATGATGAACAGAGTTCAGCGGATAAGGAGAGACTTGCCAG GGAAAATCACAGCGAGATTGAACGTAGGCGAAGGAACAAGATGACTGCCTACATCACAGAGCTGTCCGATATGGTGCCCACCTGCAGCGCGCTGGCCCGCAAGCCAGACAAGCTCACCATCTTGCGCATGGCTGTCTCTCACATGAAGTCCCTGCGCGGCACAGGCAATACCTCCACTGACGGCACCTACAAACCCTCCTTTCTCACTGACCAG GAACTCAAACACCTGATCCTAGAGGCGGCCGATGGCTTTCTGTTCATAGTGTCCTGTGAGACCGGGAGGGTGGTCTATGTCTCCGACTCGGTGACTCCTGTCCTGAACCAGCCGCAGTCGGAGTGGTTCGGCAGCACCCTGTACGACCAGGTGCACCCGGACGACGTGGGCAAGCTGAGGGAGCAGCTCTCCACATCGGAGAACGCGCTGACAG GTCGCATCCTAGACTTAAAGACGGGGACTGTCAAGAAGGAAGGCCAGCAGTCCATGAGGATGTGTATGGGTTCTCGGAGATCCTTCATCTGCCGAATGAG GTGTGGCAACAGCTCAGTGGATCCAGTCTCTGTAAATCGCCTCAGCTTTATGAGGAACCGCTGCAG GAACGGCTTAGGTGCGGCGAAGGATGGCGAGCCTCACTACGTTGTGGTGCACTGCACGGGCTACATAAAAGCCTGGCCCCCCGCAG GTGTTTCACTGCCTGACGATGACCCGGACGCTGGCCAGGGCAGCAAGTTTTGCCTCGTGGCTATCGGCAGGCTCCAG GTCACTAGCTCGCCCAACTGCACAGACATGAACAACGTTTGTCAGCCAACAGAGTTCATCTCCCGACACAACACCGAAGGCATTTTCACCTTCATAGATCACCGCTGCGTGGCTACGGTTGGCTACCAGCCACAG GAACTTCTGGGGAAAGACATTGTGGATTTCTGCCACCCGGAAGACCAGCAGCTTTTGCGGGACAGCTTTCAGCAG GTGGTGAAGTTAAAAGGCCAGGTTCTGTCAGTCATGTTCCGATTCCGATCCAAAAACCGGGAATGGCTCTGGATGAGAACCAGCTCCTTTACCTTCCAGAACCCCTACTCGGATGAAATTGAGTACATCATCTGTACCAACACCAATGTCAA gAACTCAAGCCAGGAGTCTCGGCCTGCCCTGTCAAACTCAATGCAGAGGCCCCAGCTGGGGCAGAGTGTCAGCCTTCCCCTGGAGAtgggcacagcacagctgccctCAAG gcagcagcagccgccacAACAGACAGAGCTGGAAGCGGTCCCAGGAAGAGAGGGCCTGTCTGGTTACGACCACTCACAG GTTCCTGTTCAGCCTGTGACTGCAGCCGGCCCAGAGCACAGCAAGCCCTTGGAGAAGGCAGAGAGCCTTTTTAATCAGGAGCGAGACCCAAGGTTCAGCGAGATCTACAGCAGTATCAATACAG ACCAGAACAAAGCCATTCCTGCCAGCACAGTGCCCGCCAACCAGCCCCTCTTCACGCAGGGAAACACTTTCACCCCTTCGCGGCCTGCCGAGAACTTCAG GAGCGGCAGCATGGTACCTCCGGTGAACATCATTCAGCAGCAGCCCTCGTCAGCGGGCCGGATCCTAGCGCAGATCTCACGCCACTCCAACCCAGCTCAGGTCAGCGGAACCAGCTGGGCTCCAGGGACACGGCCAGCGTTCACACCCCAG CAAGTGGCATCCCAGACAGTGAAAACTCGGCCCCCTTCCTTTGGCATGGGGACTTTCCAAGGCACCCCGTCTTCCTTCAGCCCCATGGCAGCACCGGGCTCTACGGCTTCTCCTACGGGGGCTGCTTACCCGAACCTTGCCAGCCGTGGCACGGGCTTCA CGCCGGAGGCAGCGCAGACCCCGGCCCCGTTCCAGACGCGGGCGGCCGAAGGCGTGGGGATGTGGCCGCAGTGGCAGGGACAGCACCACGGCCCAGCGTCCGGGGAGCAGCACGTGCAGCCGCCGCAGCCAAGCCAGCCTGAGGTCTTCTCA GACATGCTGACGATGCTGGGAGACCAGGGACCCAACTACAACAACGAAGAGTTCCCCGAGCTGAACATATTCCCTTCTTTTTCAGAGTAA
- the ARNT gene encoding aryl hydrocarbon receptor nuclear translocator isoform X8 has product MAATAANPEMASDVSSLGAAVSSGNSGLGAQAGGAIAQRANKRRPGLDFDDDGEGNSKFLRCDDDPMPNDKERFARSDDEQSSADKERLARENHSEIERRRRNKMTAYITELSDMVPTCSALARKPDKLTILRMAVSHMKSLRGTGNTSTDGTYKPSFLTDQELKHLILEAADGFLFIVSCETGRVVYVSDSVTPVLNQPQSEWFGSTLYDQVHPDDVGKLREQLSTSENALTGRILDLKTGTVKKEGQQSMRMCMGSRRSFICRMRCGNSSVDPVSVNRLSFMRNRCRNGLGAAKDGEPHYVVVHCTGYIKAWPPAGVSLPDDDPDAGQGSKFCLVAIGRLQVTSSPNCTDMNNVCQPTEFISRHNTEGIFTFIDHRCVATVGYQPQELLGKDIVDFCHPEDQQLLRDSFQQVVKLKGQVLSVMFRFRSKNREWLWMRTSSFTFQNPYSDEIEYIICTNTNVKQQQPPQQTELEAVPGREGLSGYDHSQVPVQPVTAAGPEHSKPLEKAESLFNQERDPRFSEIYSSINTDQNKAIPASTVPANQPLFTQGNTFTPSRPAENFRSGSMVPPVNIIQQQPSSAGRILAQISRHSNPAQVSGTSWAPGTRPAFTPQQVASQTVKTRPPSFGMGTFQGTPSSFSPMAAPGSTASPTGAAYPNLASRGTGFTPEAAQTPAPFQTRAAEGVGMWPQWQGQHHGPASGEQHVQPPQPSQPEVFSDMLTMLGDQGPNYNNEEFPELNIFPSFSE; this is encoded by the exons AAATGGCATCAGATGTTTCCTCGCTGGGTGCAGCCGTCAGCTCTGGGAACAGTGGACTGGGTGCGCAAGCCGGAGGAGCCATCGCTCAGAGAGCCAACAAGAGGCGTCCTGG gcttGATTTTGATGATGATGGAGAAGGGAACAGTAAATTCCTCAG GTGTGACGATGACCCGATGCCCAACGATAAAGAGAGATTTGCCAG gtctGATGATGAACAGAGTTCAGCGGATAAGGAGAGACTTGCCAG GGAAAATCACAGCGAGATTGAACGTAGGCGAAGGAACAAGATGACTGCCTACATCACAGAGCTGTCCGATATGGTGCCCACCTGCAGCGCGCTGGCCCGCAAGCCAGACAAGCTCACCATCTTGCGCATGGCTGTCTCTCACATGAAGTCCCTGCGCGGCACAGGCAATACCTCCACTGACGGCACCTACAAACCCTCCTTTCTCACTGACCAG GAACTCAAACACCTGATCCTAGAGGCGGCCGATGGCTTTCTGTTCATAGTGTCCTGTGAGACCGGGAGGGTGGTCTATGTCTCCGACTCGGTGACTCCTGTCCTGAACCAGCCGCAGTCGGAGTGGTTCGGCAGCACCCTGTACGACCAGGTGCACCCGGACGACGTGGGCAAGCTGAGGGAGCAGCTCTCCACATCGGAGAACGCGCTGACAG GTCGCATCCTAGACTTAAAGACGGGGACTGTCAAGAAGGAAGGCCAGCAGTCCATGAGGATGTGTATGGGTTCTCGGAGATCCTTCATCTGCCGAATGAG GTGTGGCAACAGCTCAGTGGATCCAGTCTCTGTAAATCGCCTCAGCTTTATGAGGAACCGCTGCAG GAACGGCTTAGGTGCGGCGAAGGATGGCGAGCCTCACTACGTTGTGGTGCACTGCACGGGCTACATAAAAGCCTGGCCCCCCGCAG GTGTTTCACTGCCTGACGATGACCCGGACGCTGGCCAGGGCAGCAAGTTTTGCCTCGTGGCTATCGGCAGGCTCCAG GTCACTAGCTCGCCCAACTGCACAGACATGAACAACGTTTGTCAGCCAACAGAGTTCATCTCCCGACACAACACCGAAGGCATTTTCACCTTCATAGATCACCGCTGCGTGGCTACGGTTGGCTACCAGCCACAG GAACTTCTGGGGAAAGACATTGTGGATTTCTGCCACCCGGAAGACCAGCAGCTTTTGCGGGACAGCTTTCAGCAG GTGGTGAAGTTAAAAGGCCAGGTTCTGTCAGTCATGTTCCGATTCCGATCCAAAAACCGGGAATGGCTCTGGATGAGAACCAGCTCCTTTACCTTCCAGAACCCCTACTCGGATGAAATTGAGTACATCATCTGTACCAACACCAATGTCAA gcagcagcagccgccacAACAGACAGAGCTGGAAGCGGTCCCAGGAAGAGAGGGCCTGTCTGGTTACGACCACTCACAG GTTCCTGTTCAGCCTGTGACTGCAGCCGGCCCAGAGCACAGCAAGCCCTTGGAGAAGGCAGAGAGCCTTTTTAATCAGGAGCGAGACCCAAGGTTCAGCGAGATCTACAGCAGTATCAATACAG ACCAGAACAAAGCCATTCCTGCCAGCACAGTGCCCGCCAACCAGCCCCTCTTCACGCAGGGAAACACTTTCACCCCTTCGCGGCCTGCCGAGAACTTCAG GAGCGGCAGCATGGTACCTCCGGTGAACATCATTCAGCAGCAGCCCTCGTCAGCGGGCCGGATCCTAGCGCAGATCTCACGCCACTCCAACCCAGCTCAGGTCAGCGGAACCAGCTGGGCTCCAGGGACACGGCCAGCGTTCACACCCCAG CAAGTGGCATCCCAGACAGTGAAAACTCGGCCCCCTTCCTTTGGCATGGGGACTTTCCAAGGCACCCCGTCTTCCTTCAGCCCCATGGCAGCACCGGGCTCTACGGCTTCTCCTACGGGGGCTGCTTACCCGAACCTTGCCAGCCGTGGCACGGGCTTCA CGCCGGAGGCAGCGCAGACCCCGGCCCCGTTCCAGACGCGGGCGGCCGAAGGCGTGGGGATGTGGCCGCAGTGGCAGGGACAGCACCACGGCCCAGCGTCCGGGGAGCAGCACGTGCAGCCGCCGCAGCCAAGCCAGCCTGAGGTCTTCTCA GACATGCTGACGATGCTGGGAGACCAGGGACCCAACTACAACAACGAAGAGTTCCCCGAGCTGAACATATTCCCTTCTTTTTCAGAGTAA
- the ARNT gene encoding aryl hydrocarbon receptor nuclear translocator isoform X7, with translation MAATAANPEMASDVSSLGAAVSSGNSGLGAQAGGAIAQRANKRRPGLDFDDDGEGNSKFLRCDDDPMPNDKERFARSDDEQSSADKERLARENHSEIERRRRNKMTAYITELSDMVPTCSALARKPDKLTILRMAVSHMKSLRGTGNTSTDGTYKPSFLTDQELKHLILEAADGFLFIVSCETGRVVYVSDSVTPVLNQPQSEWFGSTLYDQVHPDDVGKLREQLSTSENALTEGTKPWCLSNKDPAAPPENASKGRILDLKTGTVKKEGQQSMRMCMGSRRSFICRMRCGNSSVDPVSVNRLSFMRNRCRNGLGAAKDGEPHYVVVHCTGYIKAWPPAGVSLPDDDPDAGQGSKFCLVAIGRLQVTSSPNCTDMNNVCQPTEFISRHNTEGIFTFIDHRCVATVGYQPQELLGKDIVDFCHPEDQQLLRDSFQQVVKLKGQVLSVMFRFRSKNREWLWMRTSSFTFQNPYSDEIEYIICTNTNVKQQQPPQQTELEAVPGREGLSGYDHSQVPVQPVTAAGPEHSKPLEKAESLFNQERDPRFSEIYSSINTDQNKAIPASTVPANQPLFTQGNTFTPSRPAENFRSGSMVPPVNIIQQQPSSAGRILAQISRHSNPAQVSGTSWAPGTRPAFTPQQVASQTVKTRPPSFGMGTFQGTPSSFSPMAAPGSTASPTGAAYPNLASRGTGFTPEAAQTPAPFQTRAAEGVGMWPQWQGQHHGPASGEQHVQPPQPSQPEVFSDMLTMLGDQGPNYNNEEFPELNIFPSFSE, from the exons AAATGGCATCAGATGTTTCCTCGCTGGGTGCAGCCGTCAGCTCTGGGAACAGTGGACTGGGTGCGCAAGCCGGAGGAGCCATCGCTCAGAGAGCCAACAAGAGGCGTCCTGG gcttGATTTTGATGATGATGGAGAAGGGAACAGTAAATTCCTCAG GTGTGACGATGACCCGATGCCCAACGATAAAGAGAGATTTGCCAG gtctGATGATGAACAGAGTTCAGCGGATAAGGAGAGACTTGCCAG GGAAAATCACAGCGAGATTGAACGTAGGCGAAGGAACAAGATGACTGCCTACATCACAGAGCTGTCCGATATGGTGCCCACCTGCAGCGCGCTGGCCCGCAAGCCAGACAAGCTCACCATCTTGCGCATGGCTGTCTCTCACATGAAGTCCCTGCGCGGCACAGGCAATACCTCCACTGACGGCACCTACAAACCCTCCTTTCTCACTGACCAG GAACTCAAACACCTGATCCTAGAGGCGGCCGATGGCTTTCTGTTCATAGTGTCCTGTGAGACCGGGAGGGTGGTCTATGTCTCCGACTCGGTGACTCCTGTCCTGAACCAGCCGCAGTCGGAGTGGTTCGGCAGCACCCTGTACGACCAGGTGCACCCGGACGACGTGGGCAAGCTGAGGGAGCAGCTCTCCACATCGGAGAACGCGCTGACAG AAGGAACCAAACCCTGGTGCCTTTCTAACAAGGATCCTGCAGCCCCCCCCGAGAATGCATCTAAAG GTCGCATCCTAGACTTAAAGACGGGGACTGTCAAGAAGGAAGGCCAGCAGTCCATGAGGATGTGTATGGGTTCTCGGAGATCCTTCATCTGCCGAATGAG GTGTGGCAACAGCTCAGTGGATCCAGTCTCTGTAAATCGCCTCAGCTTTATGAGGAACCGCTGCAG GAACGGCTTAGGTGCGGCGAAGGATGGCGAGCCTCACTACGTTGTGGTGCACTGCACGGGCTACATAAAAGCCTGGCCCCCCGCAG GTGTTTCACTGCCTGACGATGACCCGGACGCTGGCCAGGGCAGCAAGTTTTGCCTCGTGGCTATCGGCAGGCTCCAG GTCACTAGCTCGCCCAACTGCACAGACATGAACAACGTTTGTCAGCCAACAGAGTTCATCTCCCGACACAACACCGAAGGCATTTTCACCTTCATAGATCACCGCTGCGTGGCTACGGTTGGCTACCAGCCACAG GAACTTCTGGGGAAAGACATTGTGGATTTCTGCCACCCGGAAGACCAGCAGCTTTTGCGGGACAGCTTTCAGCAG GTGGTGAAGTTAAAAGGCCAGGTTCTGTCAGTCATGTTCCGATTCCGATCCAAAAACCGGGAATGGCTCTGGATGAGAACCAGCTCCTTTACCTTCCAGAACCCCTACTCGGATGAAATTGAGTACATCATCTGTACCAACACCAATGTCAA gcagcagcagccgccacAACAGACAGAGCTGGAAGCGGTCCCAGGAAGAGAGGGCCTGTCTGGTTACGACCACTCACAG GTTCCTGTTCAGCCTGTGACTGCAGCCGGCCCAGAGCACAGCAAGCCCTTGGAGAAGGCAGAGAGCCTTTTTAATCAGGAGCGAGACCCAAGGTTCAGCGAGATCTACAGCAGTATCAATACAG ACCAGAACAAAGCCATTCCTGCCAGCACAGTGCCCGCCAACCAGCCCCTCTTCACGCAGGGAAACACTTTCACCCCTTCGCGGCCTGCCGAGAACTTCAG GAGCGGCAGCATGGTACCTCCGGTGAACATCATTCAGCAGCAGCCCTCGTCAGCGGGCCGGATCCTAGCGCAGATCTCACGCCACTCCAACCCAGCTCAGGTCAGCGGAACCAGCTGGGCTCCAGGGACACGGCCAGCGTTCACACCCCAG CAAGTGGCATCCCAGACAGTGAAAACTCGGCCCCCTTCCTTTGGCATGGGGACTTTCCAAGGCACCCCGTCTTCCTTCAGCCCCATGGCAGCACCGGGCTCTACGGCTTCTCCTACGGGGGCTGCTTACCCGAACCTTGCCAGCCGTGGCACGGGCTTCA CGCCGGAGGCAGCGCAGACCCCGGCCCCGTTCCAGACGCGGGCGGCCGAAGGCGTGGGGATGTGGCCGCAGTGGCAGGGACAGCACCACGGCCCAGCGTCCGGGGAGCAGCACGTGCAGCCGCCGCAGCCAAGCCAGCCTGAGGTCTTCTCA GACATGCTGACGATGCTGGGAGACCAGGGACCCAACTACAACAACGAAGAGTTCCCCGAGCTGAACATATTCCCTTCTTTTTCAGAGTAA
- the ARNT gene encoding aryl hydrocarbon receptor nuclear translocator isoform X1: MAATAANPEMASDVSSLGAAVSSGNSGLGAQAGGAIAQRANKRRPGLDFDDDGEGNSKFLRCDDDPMPNDKERFARSDDEQSSADKERLARENHSEIERRRRNKMTAYITELSDMVPTCSALARKPDKLTILRMAVSHMKSLRGTGNTSTDGTYKPSFLTDQELKHLILEAADGFLFIVSCETGRVVYVSDSVTPVLNQPQSEWFGSTLYDQVHPDDVGKLREQLSTSENALTEGTKPWCLSNKDPAAPPENASKGRILDLKTGTVKKEGQQSMRMCMGSRRSFICRMRCGNSSVDPVSVNRLSFMRNRCRNGLGAAKDGEPHYVVVHCTGYIKAWPPAGVSLPDDDPDAGQGSKFCLVAIGRLQVTSSPNCTDMNNVCQPTEFISRHNTEGIFTFIDHRCVATVGYQPQELLGKDIVDFCHPEDQQLLRDSFQQVVKLKGQVLSVMFRFRSKNREWLWMRTSSFTFQNPYSDEIEYIICTNTNVKNSSQESRPALSNSMQRPQLGQSVSLPLEMGTAQLPSRQQQPPQQTELEAVPGREGLSGYDHSQVPVQPVTAAGPEHSKPLEKAESLFNQERDPRFSEIYSSINTDQNKAIPASTVPANQPLFTQGNTFTPSRPAENFRSGSMVPPVNIIQQQPSSAGRILAQISRHSNPAQVSGTSWAPGTRPAFTPQQVASQTVKTRPPSFGMGTFQGTPSSFSPMAAPGSTASPTGAAYPNLASRGTGFTPEAAQTPAPFQTRAAEGVGMWPQWQGQHHGPASGEQHVQPPQPSQPEVFSDMLTMLGDQGPNYNNEEFPELNIFPSFSE, encoded by the exons AAATGGCATCAGATGTTTCCTCGCTGGGTGCAGCCGTCAGCTCTGGGAACAGTGGACTGGGTGCGCAAGCCGGAGGAGCCATCGCTCAGAGAGCCAACAAGAGGCGTCCTGG gcttGATTTTGATGATGATGGAGAAGGGAACAGTAAATTCCTCAG GTGTGACGATGACCCGATGCCCAACGATAAAGAGAGATTTGCCAG gtctGATGATGAACAGAGTTCAGCGGATAAGGAGAGACTTGCCAG GGAAAATCACAGCGAGATTGAACGTAGGCGAAGGAACAAGATGACTGCCTACATCACAGAGCTGTCCGATATGGTGCCCACCTGCAGCGCGCTGGCCCGCAAGCCAGACAAGCTCACCATCTTGCGCATGGCTGTCTCTCACATGAAGTCCCTGCGCGGCACAGGCAATACCTCCACTGACGGCACCTACAAACCCTCCTTTCTCACTGACCAG GAACTCAAACACCTGATCCTAGAGGCGGCCGATGGCTTTCTGTTCATAGTGTCCTGTGAGACCGGGAGGGTGGTCTATGTCTCCGACTCGGTGACTCCTGTCCTGAACCAGCCGCAGTCGGAGTGGTTCGGCAGCACCCTGTACGACCAGGTGCACCCGGACGACGTGGGCAAGCTGAGGGAGCAGCTCTCCACATCGGAGAACGCGCTGACAG AAGGAACCAAACCCTGGTGCCTTTCTAACAAGGATCCTGCAGCCCCCCCCGAGAATGCATCTAAAG GTCGCATCCTAGACTTAAAGACGGGGACTGTCAAGAAGGAAGGCCAGCAGTCCATGAGGATGTGTATGGGTTCTCGGAGATCCTTCATCTGCCGAATGAG GTGTGGCAACAGCTCAGTGGATCCAGTCTCTGTAAATCGCCTCAGCTTTATGAGGAACCGCTGCAG GAACGGCTTAGGTGCGGCGAAGGATGGCGAGCCTCACTACGTTGTGGTGCACTGCACGGGCTACATAAAAGCCTGGCCCCCCGCAG GTGTTTCACTGCCTGACGATGACCCGGACGCTGGCCAGGGCAGCAAGTTTTGCCTCGTGGCTATCGGCAGGCTCCAG GTCACTAGCTCGCCCAACTGCACAGACATGAACAACGTTTGTCAGCCAACAGAGTTCATCTCCCGACACAACACCGAAGGCATTTTCACCTTCATAGATCACCGCTGCGTGGCTACGGTTGGCTACCAGCCACAG GAACTTCTGGGGAAAGACATTGTGGATTTCTGCCACCCGGAAGACCAGCAGCTTTTGCGGGACAGCTTTCAGCAG GTGGTGAAGTTAAAAGGCCAGGTTCTGTCAGTCATGTTCCGATTCCGATCCAAAAACCGGGAATGGCTCTGGATGAGAACCAGCTCCTTTACCTTCCAGAACCCCTACTCGGATGAAATTGAGTACATCATCTGTACCAACACCAATGTCAA gAACTCAAGCCAGGAGTCTCGGCCTGCCCTGTCAAACTCAATGCAGAGGCCCCAGCTGGGGCAGAGTGTCAGCCTTCCCCTGGAGAtgggcacagcacagctgccctCAAG gcagcagcagccgccacAACAGACAGAGCTGGAAGCGGTCCCAGGAAGAGAGGGCCTGTCTGGTTACGACCACTCACAG GTTCCTGTTCAGCCTGTGACTGCAGCCGGCCCAGAGCACAGCAAGCCCTTGGAGAAGGCAGAGAGCCTTTTTAATCAGGAGCGAGACCCAAGGTTCAGCGAGATCTACAGCAGTATCAATACAG ACCAGAACAAAGCCATTCCTGCCAGCACAGTGCCCGCCAACCAGCCCCTCTTCACGCAGGGAAACACTTTCACCCCTTCGCGGCCTGCCGAGAACTTCAG GAGCGGCAGCATGGTACCTCCGGTGAACATCATTCAGCAGCAGCCCTCGTCAGCGGGCCGGATCCTAGCGCAGATCTCACGCCACTCCAACCCAGCTCAGGTCAGCGGAACCAGCTGGGCTCCAGGGACACGGCCAGCGTTCACACCCCAG CAAGTGGCATCCCAGACAGTGAAAACTCGGCCCCCTTCCTTTGGCATGGGGACTTTCCAAGGCACCCCGTCTTCCTTCAGCCCCATGGCAGCACCGGGCTCTACGGCTTCTCCTACGGGGGCTGCTTACCCGAACCTTGCCAGCCGTGGCACGGGCTTCA CGCCGGAGGCAGCGCAGACCCCGGCCCCGTTCCAGACGCGGGCGGCCGAAGGCGTGGGGATGTGGCCGCAGTGGCAGGGACAGCACCACGGCCCAGCGTCCGGGGAGCAGCACGTGCAGCCGCCGCAGCCAAGCCAGCCTGAGGTCTTCTCA GACATGCTGACGATGCTGGGAGACCAGGGACCCAACTACAACAACGAAGAGTTCCCCGAGCTGAACATATTCCCTTCTTTTTCAGAGTAA